The Athene noctua chromosome 26, bAthNoc1.hap1.1, whole genome shotgun sequence genome has a window encoding:
- the KCNJ1 gene encoding ATP-sensitive inward rectifier potassium channel 1: MFNYLRKRFTSHIRERSRRRARLVSKDGRCNIEFGNVEQSRFVFLIDIWTTILDLRWRYKMTIFISAFLGSWFLFGLLWYVVAYIHKDLPEFNPSINHTPCVENINGLTSAFLFSLETQVTIGYGFRCVTEQCATAIFLLIFQSILGVIINSFMCGAILAKISRSKNRAKTITFSKNAVISKRGGKLCLLIRVANLRKSLLIGSHIYGKLLKTTITPEGETIILDQVNIEFLVDAGNENLFFISPLTIYHIIDKNSPFFHMAAETILQQDFELVVFLDGTVEATSATCQVRTSYIPEEVLWGYRFAPIVSKTKEGKYRVDFQNFSKTVAVETPHCAFCLYNEKEAKAKEKKGYDNPGFVLSEVSETSDTKM, encoded by the coding sequence ATGTTCAACTACCTCCGGAAACGCTTTACCAGCCACATCAGAGAACGCAGCCGGCGAAGAGCAAGGCTTGTCTCTAAGGATGGAAGGTGTAACATAGAGTTTGGCAATGTAGAACAGTCAAGGTTTGTCTTTTTGATCGACATATGGACAACTATCCTGGATCTCAGATGGAGATACAAAATGACTATCTTCATTTCAGCGTTCTTAGGCAGCTGGTTTCTATTTGGTCTCCTCTGGTACGTTGTGGCATACATACACAAAGATCTCCCAGAATTCAATCCTTCCATAAATCACACCCCCTGTGTTGAGAATATCAATGGCCTGACTTCAGCTTTCCTGTTCTCCTTGGAGACCCAGGTAACCATCGGTTATGGCTTCAGATGTGTCACAGAACAATGTGCCACTGCCATTTTCCTGCTCATCTTCCAGTCTATCTTGGGGGTAATCATCAATTCTTTTATGTGTGGTGCCATCTTGGCCAAGATATCGAGGTCCAAAAACCGGGCTAAGACCATCACCTTCAGCAAGAATGCCGTCATCAGCAAACGTGGGGGGAAGCTCTGCCTCCTTATTCGGGTGGCAAACCTCAGGAAGAGCCTGCTGATAGGGAGTCACATCTACGGAAAACTTCTGAAGACCACCATCACCCCAGAAGGAGAGACAATCATTTTGGACCAGGTCAACATAGAATTTCTAGTCGACGCTGGTAATGAGAATCTCTTCTTCATTTCCCCATTAACTATTTATCATATCATAGATAAGAACAGCCCGTTCTTCCACATGGCAGCAGAAACCATTCTGCAGCAAGATTTTGAGCTGGTGGTGTTTTTAGATGGCACTGTGGAAGCCACTAGTGCTACCTGTCAAGTGAGGACATCCTACATCCCAGAAGAGGTGCTCTGGGGTTATCGCTTTGCTCCCATTGTGTCCAAGACCAAAGAAGGGAAATACAGAGTAGATTTCCAGAACTTCAGCAAAACGGTGGCTGTGGAGACTCCCCACTGTGCCTTCTGTCTCTACAATGAGAAAGAAGCTAAAGCCAAAGAGAAGAAAGGTTATGACAATCCTGGTTTTGTGTTGTCGGAAGTTAGTGAAACCAGTGACACAAAAATGTAG